A genome region from Pseudanabaena sp. Chao 1811 includes the following:
- the dnaG gene encoding DNA primase, with amino-acid sequence MSAQFQIHKDTIDQVSQRADIVDIVSERVVLRKSGANFRGACPFHNGTNATALTVNPSRQMYHCFNCGAAGGAVKFLMEIDKRSFSDVVLDLAKRYNVPIQTVEPEKAKEIQRQISHRDRLYEVMALTTSFYQHALYAPQGREALAYLTEKRQMSKETIQKFQLGYAPAGWETLTGYLVQQKQIPMKLVEEAGLIVPRKTGNGFYDRFRDRLMIPIHDTRGRVIAFGGRSLGDEEPKYLNSPETELFSKGTVLFAMDKARDEIAKSDQAIVVEGYFDAIALHQAGIGQAIATMGVALNADQMKQLLRYTESKNVILNFDADKAGITAAEKAIAGFKELVFNGMVQLRVLTMPDGKDADEYLKQHSAEAYRDLLKNASLFLDWQIDQILAGQDLNQADRFQKSSQAIAQLLNNLPVDSFFRTHYIHTSAQKLSQGNSYLALRLEQDLRRQLRNTRWNSNKPAPSLTTTTNALHIAETQLLQIYLHFPQHRAYLYQEIAEEENIEFTQSNHRYLWQTILNLLQANKTSLAAEEPYPDHLVQQLQILCAEKEDVAQQLQHLLWLDENSRIGLLRPQIVVRTAIAKIQYIMCEKHEKDWLSKYQTVDVIANPEFGYECQAKIKEARQRKAEIRKQIEVNYLDLSGTGASTSEKNIIEF; translated from the coding sequence ATGTCTGCACAATTCCAGATCCACAAAGATACTATTGACCAAGTAAGTCAAAGAGCAGACATTGTAGATATCGTGTCTGAACGAGTTGTGCTACGCAAAAGTGGGGCGAATTTTCGGGGAGCCTGCCCTTTTCATAATGGGACAAACGCCACAGCTTTAACGGTTAATCCATCGCGGCAAATGTATCACTGCTTTAACTGTGGGGCAGCAGGTGGTGCAGTTAAGTTCTTAATGGAGATCGATAAGCGATCGTTCTCTGACGTAGTTTTAGATTTAGCAAAACGCTATAACGTTCCCATTCAAACCGTTGAGCCAGAAAAAGCGAAGGAAATCCAGCGTCAAATTTCCCATCGCGATCGCCTATACGAGGTGATGGCATTAACGACAAGTTTTTATCAACATGCACTGTATGCGCCACAGGGACGTGAGGCTCTAGCTTATCTCACCGAAAAGCGGCAAATGAGCAAAGAGACAATTCAGAAATTTCAACTGGGTTATGCGCCTGCGGGTTGGGAAACCCTGACGGGATATCTAGTGCAGCAAAAACAGATTCCCATGAAGTTAGTGGAAGAAGCGGGGCTAATCGTGCCGCGTAAAACAGGTAATGGCTTTTACGATCGCTTTCGCGATCGCTTGATGATTCCCATTCACGATACTCGCGGTCGGGTAATTGCCTTTGGTGGGCGCTCCCTTGGTGATGAAGAACCTAAATATTTAAACTCTCCTGAAACGGAACTCTTTAGTAAGGGGACAGTTCTCTTTGCGATGGATAAGGCACGAGATGAAATTGCCAAATCCGATCAAGCGATTGTGGTGGAAGGCTATTTTGATGCGATCGCGTTGCATCAAGCAGGAATTGGTCAAGCGATCGCCACGATGGGTGTCGCCCTCAATGCCGACCAAATGAAGCAACTACTGCGCTATACCGAATCGAAAAATGTAATTTTAAACTTCGATGCGGACAAGGCAGGAATTACGGCAGCAGAAAAGGCGATCGCAGGTTTTAAGGAATTAGTCTTTAACGGCATGGTGCAATTACGGGTGTTGACGATGCCCGATGGCAAAGATGCCGATGAATATCTCAAACAACACAGCGCTGAGGCATATCGAGATTTGCTCAAAAATGCGTCCCTATTTCTCGATTGGCAGATTGATCAAATCCTTGCAGGGCAGGATCTTAACCAAGCCGATCGCTTTCAAAAGAGTAGTCAAGCGATCGCCCAATTATTAAATAATCTACCCGTTGATTCCTTTTTTCGCACCCATTACATTCATACTTCTGCTCAAAAGTTATCCCAAGGAAATTCCTATTTAGCATTGCGCCTAGAGCAAGATCTCCGCCGCCAGTTACGCAATACACGCTGGAATAGCAATAAGCCTGCCCCTTCTCTGACCACTACCACCAACGCCTTACATATTGCCGAAACTCAACTTTTACAAATCTATCTCCATTTTCCCCAGCATCGCGCCTATTTATATCAAGAGATTGCCGAAGAAGAGAATATTGAATTTACGCAATCTAATCATCGCTATCTTTGGCAAACAATTCTCAATCTGCTCCAAGCAAACAAAACTTCCCTTGCTGCCGAAGAACCCTATCCCGATCATTTAGTGCAGCAATTACAGATTCTCTGTGCCGAGAAGGAAGATGTTGCCCAACAATTGCAGCATTTACTCTGGCTTGATGAAAACTCCCGTATTGGTTTATTGCGTCCGCAAATTGTTGTCAGAACTGCGATCGCCAAGATTCAATACATCATGTGCGAGAAACATGAAAAGGACTGGCTCAGCAAATATCAAACTGTTGATGTAATTGCTAATCCAGAGTTTGGTTATGAATGTCAAGCCAAAATTAAGGAAGCAAGACAACGTAAAGCGGAAATTCGTAAACAGATAGAAGTTAATTATCTTGATCTCTCTGGTACTGGTGCTAGTACAAGTGAGAAGAATATCATTGAGTTTTAA